Proteins from a single region of Bradyrhizobium diazoefficiens:
- a CDS encoding MgtC/SapB family protein: MTELDWSEILLRLGVATLAGGALGLDRDLRGKPIGLKTLGIVGLSTATVVLFAEQFAEPGKITDAASRVIQGILTGIGFLGAGVIVRESHRFRVHGLTSAACAFLAACLGIACGAGQWKIVAVAIALAFVLLTIGRRIERCMHRMLGGTEQMHEAEVRGRDGQPDGS, encoded by the coding sequence ATGACCGAACTCGACTGGTCCGAGATCCTGCTGCGCCTCGGCGTTGCGACGCTCGCCGGCGGCGCCCTCGGGCTTGACCGGGACCTGCGCGGCAAGCCGATCGGCCTGAAGACGCTCGGGATTGTCGGTCTGTCCACCGCAACGGTGGTCCTGTTTGCCGAGCAGTTCGCCGAGCCCGGCAAGATCACCGACGCGGCCAGCCGCGTGATCCAGGGTATCCTCACCGGCATCGGCTTTCTCGGCGCCGGCGTCATCGTGCGAGAGAGCCATCGCTTCCGGGTCCACGGATTGACCAGCGCAGCCTGCGCCTTTCTCGCCGCCTGCCTCGGCATCGCCTGCGGCGCCGGGCAATGGAAGATCGTCGCGGTCGCAATTGCGCTCGCCTTCGTGTTGCTCACGATCGGCCGCCGTATCGAGCGCTGCATGCACCGCATGCTTGGCGGCACGGAGCAGATGCACGAGGCCGAGGTGCGCGGACGGGACGGCCAGCCTGACGGCAGCTGA
- a CDS encoding polyamine ABC transporter substrate-binding protein, with protein MTTVGRSRLCFSWLCRGFTIAAALTLLSPSARAEDRVVNFYNWSNYMAPGVLEAFTRETGIKVVYDTFDANETLETRLMAGKSGYDVVVPTAYFLQRQIKANIFQKLDKSRLPNLANAWPMVTKHLATYDPGNEYAANYMWGTTGIGYNVGKVKQILGPDAKIDSWDIVFKPENLAKFRDCGVHMLDSADDIFPAALNYLRLDPNSTKQADLEKAADVVAKVRPSVRKFHSSEYLSALATGEICFVVGWSGDIMQARARAAEAKSGIEIGYAIPKEGAQMFFDNLAIPADAKNVAEAYELINYLYRPDVAAENSEFLSYANGNLASQKLVDPKILNDKNIYPDEATLAKLFVITAREPATQRVINRLWTKVKTGR; from the coding sequence ATGACGACCGTCGGCCGCTCCAGGCTTTGCTTTTCCTGGCTTTGCCGTGGTTTCACAATCGCCGCGGCGCTGACATTGCTTTCGCCTTCCGCGAGGGCCGAGGACCGGGTCGTCAACTTCTACAACTGGTCGAACTATATGGCGCCTGGTGTCCTTGAGGCCTTTACCAGGGAGACCGGCATCAAGGTGGTCTACGACACTTTCGATGCCAACGAGACGCTGGAGACGCGCCTGATGGCCGGCAAGTCCGGCTACGACGTCGTGGTGCCCACCGCCTATTTCCTGCAGCGCCAGATCAAGGCCAATATCTTCCAGAAGCTCGACAAGTCCAGGCTGCCGAACCTCGCCAACGCCTGGCCGATGGTGACCAAGCATCTCGCGACCTACGATCCCGGAAACGAGTACGCCGCGAACTACATGTGGGGCACGACGGGCATTGGGTACAACGTCGGCAAGGTGAAGCAGATCCTCGGGCCGGACGCCAAGATCGACAGCTGGGACATCGTCTTCAAGCCGGAGAACCTCGCCAAGTTCAGGGATTGCGGCGTCCACATGCTCGACTCCGCCGACGACATCTTTCCGGCGGCGCTGAACTATCTCAGGCTCGATCCGAACTCGACCAAGCAGGCCGACCTGGAGAAGGCCGCGGATGTTGTCGCCAAGGTTCGCCCCTCCGTGCGCAAGTTTCACTCATCGGAATACCTGAGCGCGCTCGCCACCGGCGAGATCTGCTTCGTGGTCGGCTGGTCCGGCGACATCATGCAAGCCCGCGCCCGCGCGGCCGAAGCCAAGAGCGGCATCGAGATCGGCTACGCGATCCCGAAGGAAGGCGCGCAGATGTTCTTCGACAATCTCGCGATCCCCGCGGATGCCAAGAACGTCGCCGAGGCCTACGAGCTGATCAACTATCTCTACCGCCCGGATGTCGCCGCTGAGAATTCGGAGTTCCTGTCCTACGCCAACGGCAACCTCGCCAGCCAGAAGCTGGTCGATCCAAAGATCCTGAACGACAAGAACATCTATCCGGACGAGGCAACGCTCGCAAAGCTGTTCGTCATCACGGCGCGCGAGCCGGCGACGCAGCGGGTCATCAACCGCCTGTGGACCAAGGTGAAGACGGGAAGGTGA
- a CDS encoding aminotransferase, which yields MSKSASLNKVFADLPVTIFEAMSQAARDNNAINLGQGFPDDPGPEDIRRAAAEASLNGYNQYPSMMGIPELRQAIATHYGHWHGLKLDPMSEVMVTSGGTEALTSAILSVVQPGDEVVCFQPVYDSYLPIIRQAGGIPRLVRLEPPHWRLNEDMLKSVFNSKTKAVLFNNPLNPSAVVYPREDLDLLARYCQEFDVVAICDEVWEHVTFDEHKHIPLITIPGMRDRTIKVGSAGKIFSLTGWKIGFVCAAPPLLRVAAKVHQFLTFTTAPNLQAAVAYGLGKSDDYFLSMRKDLTRSRDRLTKGLESLGFPVLKSQGTYFLTVDLSPLGLNESDAEFCWRIVKDYKVAAIPVSAFYEQEPVTSVVRFCFAKKDETLDTALERLSDAVRGRKR from the coding sequence ATGTCCAAAAGCGCTTCCTTGAACAAGGTCTTCGCCGACCTTCCCGTCACCATCTTCGAGGCGATGTCGCAGGCCGCGCGCGACAACAACGCCATCAATCTTGGCCAGGGGTTCCCTGATGATCCCGGCCCTGAGGACATCCGCCGCGCCGCGGCCGAGGCCTCGCTGAACGGCTACAACCAGTATCCGTCGATGATGGGCATCCCGGAATTGCGCCAGGCGATCGCGACCCATTACGGCCATTGGCACGGGCTCAAGCTCGATCCGATGAGCGAGGTGATGGTGACCTCGGGCGGCACCGAGGCGCTGACCTCGGCGATCCTGTCGGTGGTGCAGCCCGGCGACGAGGTGGTCTGCTTCCAGCCGGTCTATGATTCCTATCTGCCAATCATCCGCCAGGCCGGCGGCATCCCGCGCCTGGTGCGGCTCGAGCCGCCGCATTGGCGGCTGAATGAGGACATGCTGAAAAGCGTCTTCAATTCAAAGACCAAGGCGGTGCTGTTCAACAACCCGTTGAATCCTAGCGCGGTGGTCTATCCGCGCGAGGACCTCGACCTCTTGGCGCGTTACTGCCAGGAGTTCGACGTCGTCGCGATCTGCGACGAGGTCTGGGAGCATGTCACCTTCGACGAGCACAAGCACATCCCGCTGATCACCATTCCCGGCATGCGCGACCGCACCATCAAGGTCGGCTCGGCCGGCAAGATCTTCTCGCTGACGGGCTGGAAGATCGGCTTCGTCTGCGCCGCGCCGCCGCTGCTGCGCGTCGCCGCCAAGGTGCACCAGTTTCTGACCTTCACCACCGCGCCGAACCTCCAGGCCGCCGTCGCCTATGGCCTCGGCAAGTCCGACGACTACTTCCTGTCGATGCGCAAGGATCTGACGCGGAGCAGGGACCGTCTCACTAAGGGGCTGGAGAGCCTCGGCTTCCCCGTGCTGAAGTCGCAGGGCACCTACTTCCTGACCGTCGACCTGTCGCCGCTCGGGCTGAACGAGAGCGACGCCGAGTTCTGCTGGCGGATCGTGAAAGACTACAAGGTCGCGGCGATCCCGGTCTCCGCCTTCTACGAGCAGGAGCCGGTGACCTCGGTGGTCCGCTTCTGCTTTGCCAAGAAGGACGAGACGCTCGACACCGCGCTGGAGCGACTGTCGGACGCGGTGCGTGGACGCAAGAGGTAG
- a CDS encoding rhodanese-like domain-containing protein, whose amino-acid sequence MANQVQDLTPDEVSKGVAEGRYLLVDVREPNEVAAEAYPYGVVVPLSAFDPKAIPDPAGKEVVFACRSGKRSVTASLAAQAAGLPYDKHLAGGMLGWKAAGLPSKVGG is encoded by the coding sequence GTGGCAAACCAGGTACAGGATCTGACCCCAGACGAGGTCTCCAAGGGTGTGGCGGAAGGGCGCTACCTCCTCGTCGACGTCCGTGAGCCGAACGAGGTCGCGGCCGAGGCTTATCCTTACGGTGTGGTCGTGCCGCTCTCGGCCTTCGATCCGAAGGCGATCCCCGATCCCGCCGGCAAAGAGGTCGTGTTCGCCTGCCGTTCGGGCAAGCGCTCGGTGACCGCCTCGCTGGCCGCGCAGGCGGCGGGCCTGCCATACGACAAGCATCTGGCCGGCGGCATGCTGGGCTGGAAGGCCGCGGGTCTTCCCAGCAAGGTCGGTGGCTGA
- a CDS encoding 3-hydroxyacyl-ACP dehydratase FabZ family protein encodes MQLEYFHMIDRIVDLNVDEKKIVVEAQVPTESTIFEGHFPGYPLMPGVLLIESMAQASGWLQLGVLRFERMPILAAVKEAKVRGSVYPGDLMSIEARLAHEGSGYAMTEAKIRVGGKLRANSSLTFTQIPFPNADMRGYMDSFAKRIGFPQQAVSS; translated from the coding sequence ATGCAACTCGAATACTTCCACATGATCGATCGCATCGTCGACCTCAATGTCGACGAGAAGAAGATCGTCGTCGAGGCCCAGGTCCCCACGGAAAGCACCATTTTCGAGGGGCACTTCCCGGGCTATCCTCTGATGCCGGGCGTGCTGCTGATCGAATCGATGGCGCAGGCCTCGGGCTGGCTTCAGCTCGGCGTGCTCAGATTCGAGCGCATGCCGATCCTGGCCGCCGTCAAGGAGGCCAAGGTCCGCGGCTCGGTCTACCCCGGCGATCTCATGAGCATCGAGGCGAGGCTGGCCCATGAGGGCTCGGGCTACGCCATGACCGAGGCCAAGATCCGCGTCGGCGGCAAGCTGCGCGCGAATTCCTCGCTCACCTTCACGCAGATTCCTTTCCCCAATGCGGATATGCGCGGCTACATGGACTCGTTCGCCAAGCGCATCGGCTTTCCGCAACAGGCCGTCTCGTCATGA
- a CDS encoding acyl carrier protein yields MSSTFDQVATIIAETCDIPRDTITPDSHAIDDLGIDSLDFLDIAFAIDKQFGIKLPLEKWTQEVNDGKATTEQYFVLKNLCARIDELVAAKGASA; encoded by the coding sequence ATGTCCTCCACATTCGATCAGGTCGCTACGATCATCGCTGAAACCTGCGACATCCCGCGCGACACGATCACGCCGGATAGTCATGCCATCGATGATCTCGGCATCGACAGTCTGGATTTTCTGGACATCGCATTCGCGATCGACAAGCAGTTCGGCATCAAGCTGCCGCTGGAAAAATGGACCCAGGAAGTCAACGACGGCAAGGCGACTACCGAGCAATATTTCGTACTGAAGAACCTGTGCGCGCGCATCGACGAGCTGGTTGCCGCCAAGGGCGCGAGCGCCTAA
- a CDS encoding ParB-like protein — MTTNPREPRVHPVPILSLRPTQLTVGMREVKEKRKRWREHDKKKQSDLLGTHMIPVVAGPDGRYYVIDHHHLGRALHDEGVKEVLVTVVGDLRMVEREAFWGVMDNKRWVYPYDAKGERRPFRDLPKSVVDLKDDPYRSLAGELRRIGGFAKDTTPFSEFLWADFLRRKLSRKAVDANFDKALDKALAAAKSKDAVYLPGWCGPADDD; from the coding sequence ATGACCACCAACCCGCGCGAGCCGAGAGTGCACCCGGTGCCGATCCTGTCGCTGCGGCCGACGCAGCTCACGGTCGGCATGCGCGAGGTCAAGGAGAAGCGCAAGCGCTGGCGCGAGCACGACAAGAAGAAGCAGTCCGACCTGCTCGGCACCCACATGATCCCCGTCGTCGCCGGACCTGACGGGCGCTACTACGTCATCGACCATCACCATCTCGGCCGCGCGCTGCACGACGAGGGCGTCAAGGAAGTGCTGGTGACCGTGGTCGGCGATCTCCGCATGGTCGAGCGCGAGGCGTTCTGGGGCGTGATGGACAACAAGCGCTGGGTCTATCCTTACGACGCCAAGGGCGAGCGACGGCCGTTCCGCGATTTGCCGAAATCGGTCGTCGACCTCAAGGACGATCCTTACCGCAGCCTCGCCGGCGAGCTCCGCCGCATCGGCGGCTTCGCCAAGGACACCACGCCGTTCTCCGAATTCCTGTGGGCCGACTTCCTGCGCCGAAAACTCTCGCGCAAGGCGGTGGACGCCAATTTCGACAAGGCGCTCGACAAAGCCCTCGCCGCGGCCAAGAGCAAGGATGCGGTCTATCTGCCCGGCTGGTGCGGGCCGGCGGACGACGATTGA
- a CDS encoding beta-ketoacyl-ACP synthase, whose protein sequence is MTDTTSKPGQTEVWITGIGLATSLGEGLDANWAALQERRINVDEKGFAPFIVHPLLPVSFDSQIPKKGDQRQMEAWQRIGVYAAGLALDSAGIKGNKDILSKIDMVVAAGGGERDLNVDTGVLTAEAKGANAPGFLNERLMSDLRPTLFLAQLSNLLAGNIAIVNGLGGTSRTFMGEEVAGADAARIALSRIASGESDIALVGGSHNGERKDLMVLYEFGDFNLKDKFAPVWARKDHAGFALGSAGAFLVLESKAHAEARGAKPFAKLSSVVTDLARRKQSGDMEATLEKLWDKLPEREGKGAIISGATGAEPATSEERDFLKKHAGFPVRATGTMFGHTMETQFPLGIALAALSISRGALFPPNDSTGTEVEMQGAPTQIVVVGAGHWRGEGMALVEAVG, encoded by the coding sequence ATGACTGACACCACTTCGAAGCCGGGCCAGACGGAAGTCTGGATCACCGGCATTGGCCTTGCCACCTCGCTCGGCGAGGGCCTCGACGCCAACTGGGCCGCGCTTCAGGAGAGGCGCATCAATGTCGACGAGAAGGGTTTTGCGCCCTTCATTGTGCATCCACTATTGCCTGTTAGCTTCGACAGCCAGATCCCGAAAAAGGGTGACCAGCGCCAGATGGAAGCGTGGCAGCGCATCGGTGTCTATGCCGCGGGCCTGGCGCTCGACTCGGCCGGCATCAAGGGCAACAAGGACATCCTGTCGAAGATCGACATGGTCGTGGCCGCCGGCGGCGGCGAGCGCGATCTCAATGTCGACACCGGCGTGCTCACGGCCGAGGCCAAGGGCGCCAATGCGCCGGGCTTCCTCAACGAGCGCCTGATGAGCGATCTCAGGCCGACGCTGTTCCTGGCCCAGCTTTCCAACCTGCTCGCCGGCAACATCGCCATCGTCAACGGTCTCGGCGGCACCTCGCGCACCTTCATGGGCGAAGAGGTTGCGGGCGCAGATGCCGCGCGCATCGCGCTGTCGCGCATCGCCTCGGGCGAGAGCGACATTGCGCTGGTCGGCGGCTCGCACAACGGCGAGCGCAAGGACCTCATGGTCCTCTACGAATTCGGCGACTTCAATCTAAAGGACAAGTTCGCCCCCGTGTGGGCGCGCAAGGACCACGCCGGCTTCGCGCTCGGCTCGGCCGGCGCCTTCCTGGTGCTGGAATCGAAGGCGCATGCGGAGGCGCGCGGTGCAAAGCCGTTCGCAAAGCTGTCGAGCGTGGTGACCGATCTGGCCCGGCGCAAGCAGTCCGGCGACATGGAAGCGACGCTCGAGAAGCTCTGGGACAAGCTGCCGGAGCGCGAGGGCAAGGGCGCGATCATCTCGGGCGCAACCGGCGCGGAGCCGGCGACATCAGAGGAGCGCGACTTCCTGAAGAAGCACGCCGGCTTCCCGGTGCGCGCGACCGGTACGATGTTCGGCCACACCATGGAAACGCAATTCCCGCTCGGCATCGCGCTCGCGGCGCTGTCGATCTCGCGCGGCGCGCTATTTCCGCCGAACGATTCCACGGGGACCGAGGTTGAAATGCAGGGGGCACCCACCCAGATCGTCGTGGTGGGAGCCGGACACTGGCGCGGCGAAGGCATGGCGCTGGTCGAGGCAGTTGGCTAG
- a CDS encoding lipid A biosynthesis lauroyl acyltransferase, giving the protein MALIPISTKIRARNAAKSISGGLIGAATVGMLRSTRYFDPVKTSDFFARVTKLIGPRLREHRIGRANLTAAFPEKSPEEIEQILMGVWDNLGRVGAEFAHMDHVWDYDRAHPENSRIELPKASIERFDRIRDDGKPALIFAAHLSNWELPALAAVAHGLDTAILYRRPNIASADRIIQEMRQVNMGTLIPAGRDAPLRLAQALKDGKHVAMLIDQYLTGGVEVTFFGRKTRANPMLARLLRQVECPIHGVRIIRKPGGRFAAELTEEIPAVRDADGKIDIQGTTQAITSVVESWVREHPEQWLWLHRRWR; this is encoded by the coding sequence ATGGCGCTGATTCCTATCAGCACGAAGATTCGCGCGCGGAATGCAGCCAAGTCGATCAGCGGAGGCCTGATCGGCGCCGCCACCGTCGGCATGCTGCGCAGCACGCGCTATTTCGATCCGGTGAAGACCTCGGACTTCTTCGCGCGCGTCACCAAGCTGATCGGCCCGCGCCTGCGCGAGCACCGCATCGGCCGCGCCAATCTCACCGCGGCGTTTCCCGAGAAGTCACCGGAAGAGATCGAACAGATCCTGATGGGCGTGTGGGACAATCTTGGCCGCGTCGGCGCCGAATTCGCCCATATGGACCATGTCTGGGATTACGACCGCGCGCATCCCGAGAACAGTCGGATCGAATTGCCGAAAGCCAGCATCGAACGGTTCGACCGCATCCGCGACGACGGCAAGCCGGCGCTGATTTTTGCCGCTCATCTCTCGAATTGGGAATTGCCCGCGCTCGCGGCCGTAGCCCACGGCCTTGACACTGCAATCCTCTACCGCCGTCCGAACATTGCCTCAGCCGACCGCATCATCCAGGAGATGCGCCAGGTCAACATGGGCACGCTGATCCCGGCGGGCCGCGACGCGCCGCTGCGGCTCGCACAGGCGCTCAAGGACGGCAAGCACGTCGCCATGCTGATCGACCAGTATCTGACCGGCGGTGTCGAGGTCACCTTCTTCGGCCGCAAGACCCGCGCCAACCCGATGCTGGCGCGCCTCTTGCGACAGGTCGAATGCCCGATCCACGGCGTCCGCATCATCCGCAAGCCCGGCGGCCGTTTCGCCGCTGAGCTGACCGAAGAGATCCCGGCGGTGCGCGACGCCGACGGCAAGATCGACATCCAGGGCACGACCCAGGCGATCACCAGCGTGGTGGAAAGCTGGGTGCGCGAGCATCCCGAGCAGTGGCTGTGGCTGCATCGGAGATGGCGGTAG
- a CDS encoding beta-ketoacyl-ACP synthase, whose amino-acid sequence MTAPRDKLGRPVVVVTGMGIMTSLGAGKADNWARLVAGESGIRTITRFPVDGLKTTMAGTVDFVSVDPFSSTGLSERMAELVTEEALEQAGIGAKGDFPGPLFLAVAPVEVEWPQRRELGRAVGSPDFSYDDLLRISGGGKYSAYHHRFMFGSVAAHLAETFGTKGSPISLSTACASGATSIQLGVEAIRRGETDAALCVATDGTVNPEALVRFSLLSALSTQNDPPQAASRPFSKNRDGFVMAEGAGALVLESYEAATARGAKILGVIAGCGELTDSFHRTRSSPDGKPIIGCMNKTLADAGMTPDQIDHINAHGTATPENDKMEFNTTSAVFGDLAQKIPVTSNKSMVGHTISAAGAVEAIFSLLTLEHQRIPPTINYDNPDPTILFNVVGNKARDARVTAVMSNSFGFGGQNASLILTREPA is encoded by the coding sequence ATGACTGCACCACGCGACAAACTCGGGCGTCCCGTCGTCGTCGTCACCGGCATGGGCATCATGACCTCGCTCGGTGCCGGCAAGGCCGACAATTGGGCGAGGCTCGTCGCCGGCGAGTCCGGCATCCGCACCATCACGCGCTTTCCCGTCGATGGCCTGAAGACCACGATGGCCGGCACGGTCGATTTCGTCAGCGTCGATCCGTTCTCCTCCACCGGCCTCTCCGAACGCATGGCCGAGCTGGTCACCGAGGAAGCGCTGGAGCAGGCCGGCATCGGCGCCAAGGGCGATTTCCCGGGCCCCCTCTTCCTCGCGGTTGCGCCCGTCGAAGTCGAGTGGCCGCAGCGCCGCGAGCTCGGCCGCGCCGTCGGCTCGCCCGACTTCAGCTATGACGATCTCTTGCGCATCTCCGGCGGCGGCAAGTACAGCGCCTATCATCACCGCTTCATGTTCGGCTCGGTCGCAGCCCATCTCGCCGAAACGTTCGGGACCAAAGGCTCGCCGATCTCGCTGTCGACGGCATGCGCGTCCGGAGCCACCTCGATCCAGCTCGGCGTCGAGGCGATCCGCCGCGGCGAGACCGATGCGGCGCTGTGCGTCGCGACCGACGGTACCGTGAATCCGGAAGCGCTGGTGCGCTTCTCGCTACTCTCGGCGCTGTCGACCCAGAACGATCCGCCGCAGGCGGCCTCCCGCCCTTTCTCCAAGAACCGCGATGGCTTTGTCATGGCCGAAGGCGCCGGCGCGCTGGTGCTGGAAAGCTACGAAGCCGCCACCGCGCGCGGCGCAAAGATCCTCGGCGTGATCGCCGGCTGCGGCGAGCTCACCGATTCCTTCCATCGCACCCGCTCCTCGCCCGATGGCAAGCCGATCATCGGCTGCATGAACAAGACGCTGGCCGACGCCGGCATGACGCCGGACCAGATCGACCACATCAACGCGCACGGCACCGCGACGCCTGAAAACGACAAGATGGAGTTCAATACGACATCGGCCGTGTTCGGCGATCTCGCGCAGAAGATTCCGGTCACCTCCAACAAGTCGATGGTCGGCCACACCATCTCGGCCGCGGGTGCGGTCGAGGCGATCTTCTCGCTGCTCACGCTCGAGCATCAGCGCATTCCGCCGACCATCAACTACGACAATCCGGATCCCACGATCCTGTTCAACGTGGTCGGCAACAAGGCGCGCGACGCCCGCGTTACTGCCGTGATGTCGAACTCGTTCGGCTTCGGCGGCCAGAACGCCTCGTTGATCCTGACCCGCGAACCGGCCTGA
- a CDS encoding peroxidase-related enzyme (This protein belongs to a clade of uncharacterized proteins related to peroxidases such as the alkylhydroperoxidase AhpD.) — MTKPAQRFPAPALNTLPDDIRSRLLAVQEKSGFVPNVFLTLAYRPDEFRAFFAYHDALMEKDGGLTKAEREMIVVVTSAANQCQYCVIAHGAILRIRAKNPVIADQVAINYRKADITPRERAMLDFAMKISADAQRISEDDFAALAPHGFSDDDIWDIAAITAFFGLSNRLANFTGMRPNDEFYLMGRLPKT; from the coding sequence ATGACAAAACCCGCGCAACGCTTCCCCGCACCCGCCCTTAACACTTTGCCCGACGACATCCGCAGCCGCCTCCTTGCCGTGCAGGAAAAGAGCGGCTTTGTGCCCAACGTATTCCTCACGCTCGCCTACCGTCCCGACGAGTTCCGCGCGTTCTTCGCCTATCACGACGCGCTGATGGAAAAGGACGGCGGCCTCACCAAGGCCGAGCGCGAGATGATCGTGGTGGTGACCTCGGCCGCCAACCAATGCCAGTATTGCGTGATCGCCCATGGCGCGATCCTGCGCATCCGCGCCAAGAACCCTGTGATCGCCGACCAGGTCGCGATTAATTACCGCAAGGCCGACATCACGCCGCGCGAGAGGGCGATGCTCGATTTCGCGATGAAGATTTCGGCTGACGCACAGCGGATTTCGGAGGACGATTTCGCCGCCCTTGCCCCGCACGGCTTCAGCGACGACGACATCTGGGACATCGCCGCGATCACCGCCTTCTTCGGACTGTCGAACCGGCTCGCGAATTTCACCGGCATGCGGCCCAATGATGAATTCTATCTGATGGGACGACTGCCGAAGACATGA